DNA sequence from the Sulfoacidibacillus ferrooxidans genome:
AGACATGCCAGCAGTAGATGCTTCTGTTGCAAGGCTGGACATCGTTTGCATGATCGTTTCAACTTGGTTCATGGCACCTGTTGCTGTTTGAATCATACTAATGCCGTTTTGTGAGTTTTGCGTTGCTTGATTCAAACCGTTCACTTGTGAAGTCATTTGTTGTGAAATGGCATATCCTGCTGGATTATCTGCTGCAGAGTTGACACTGTTACCCGTTGACAATGCACTATATTCACTATTGATATTGTTCTGTACATCGTTCAAATTTTGCAAGATAGATTGTGCTTGTGCGTTATTGTTTACGCTAAAGTTTACTGACATAAGTATACCCAACCCTTCGTATGTTGTTTGTGTTGTGAATCATTGGCCAGGGCACTCATTAGCTAGGCAAGAAACTGATGAGTGATGGAAGTAAGATTTGCGACCCCATCTTAAGTGCCGCCGTATAAACGGTTTGGTCGGTATTGAACTGGCTAATCACCTGTGCCATATTTGCGCCTTGAATCACCCCCTTTTGGTTAGTAAGTGTCGTTTGATATGATGACATTTGGTTTTGAAGAGATGTGAGTCGTTGAATGCGTGAACCCACATCAGAATTAATATTAGTTACATTAGTCATGTTCACTTGTAAGTTAGTAAGATCATTTTCTAATCCGTTTGTGTTTCCGGTGAGTAGATCAGTAGATATTTGTTGTAGCGTATTTTGTAGACTTGTTCCAGAGACTCCGGATAGCATCAAGTCATGTGCGGATACATTGATCGGTATATCGACATTAGGAGCGACATTGTAAGAAATGGATCCGGACGTTCCAGAAACCACACTAAATCCAGTGGAAAAACTTGTAGTAGGTACAAGTGAATCTGATATGCTAAAGGATCCACTCGATGTAGATGAAACAGGATTACTAAGTGTGAGTGTCATTTGTGCAGCACCAGAGACGGAAGTTAGAGTTACTATAGTTCCAGAACTTGCTCCACTAGCTATCGATCCAGTTGCTAGGATAGCTCCTGTCAATGAATTCATCAGTTTGATATTTCCTGATGATACGGTACCGGTAGAACTGGTTGTTTCAGATAACTGCAAGGAATAAGGTTGAGAGCCACTGAGAATATTCTGCGCATCAGTAATGGATTGAGTGATTGGACTACCATCTGATGTAATACTCGAACTGTTTGTCGTAGTAAACGAACTAAGAACGCTATAAAACTGACCATCACTCGTTGAAACTGTTGAATAAGGAGGTAAAGTAGTAGTTGTTGGAGCTACGTTTGTTTGGACGCCGCCAAATAAGTACCGATCGCCTTGTTTAGCGTTTAATTCTTGATATATACTAGCTGACAATTGTTGAGCTGTTTCAGAAAGAGCTTGTAGTGACGAAGAGCTGCGATTTGTGCTATTGATTCCTTCAAGAACAGTACTTTGTAGAGATTGTAATGCAGTTGAAATCTGCTGGATGGCTGAACTTGTATTTTGCATCCAACTCAATCCGGAGTTAATGGTTGATTGATAACTAGTGGTTTCACTCAGGGAAGCGCGAATCCCCATATCTTGTGAAACGGCTAATGGATTATCTGAAGGCTGGTTTAAACTTTTGCCTGTTGAAAGTTCATTTTCCAAAGTTTGCATCTGTTGATTTTGATTTGTGATATTGTAGATGAATTGTTGAGTCATCATATTTTGAGTGATTCGCATGAAAATGCACCTCCTTGAAGCTGTCTGCTTGGTAATTTACAATGTGAGTCATGTTGAAGAATTGTACTTTTATGGAATCATATTAATTAGTGATTGTAACATTGTGTCATATACGCTAATAAACTTTGCGGCTGCATCGTAGCTGTTTTGAAATTCCACCATCTTTGCGGCTTGATCGTTGGTATCTACTCCAGAAATCGATTGTCTTAGATTAGAAGATTGCTGAGCAAGAGAGTTAGCCGTCGATTCACTTGACTGCACTGCAGCAGTCTGAATGCCTAGATTAGAAACGATACTAGCAAGATATTGGTCAGCAGTAGTGTTTTGGCTGTAGGAAGAATTTGTATATGTCGATGATCCAAATTGAAAAGATGAAAATTGTGTATAGGTTATAGAAATGGACTGTGACTGCAAGTTTTCCATTTGTTGTGCAATTGTATTATTTCCTTGTGATGACGGTTGATCTGAAGCTGAGATATAGTTTGTACCAGAGTTTTGTGTAAATAAAGGATTGACAGTTAACACGACATTACCAGCCGTCGTTGTCGTTGGTATAAACAGATTGCCATAGGTATATGTTATTCCTGATGATGAACCAGTCACTAGATAAGTGGCCGTGTTACCTATAAGAGGATAGGCTGTTACTGGAATTGTAGAAGTTCCACTTGCACCTTGTATTGCATTTACTTGATTAGAAAATGACGATAGAAACGTATCGAGATTGGCAAGAAGCTGATTTGTGTAATCAAGGCTTTGGGTGTTTCCCGCAACCATTCCAGACGTTACATTAGTTAAGGTTAGTGGAGATTGCATCAGTTGATCATTTGTAGATGTAACCATACTGGTTTGTGTAACTAAACTGGTTTGCGTCATTGATGAAATAGTCATAGTAGTGCTTGTCCAACTGCCATTTGTTAGCGTTACAAGGGATAGACCAGATCCAATATTCACAGAAACCGCACCTGTAAATCCAGTCTGATTGTAAGAGATGTTTGAAAGTTGAGCCATTTCATCAAGGATATGTCCGCGTTGGTCCAAAAGTTGATTTGGACTTTCTTGTTGACTACTTTGGCCACCGGCGCTAGGGGCAGAATTCATCTGGTTAATTTGAACAATTTGGTTGTTTAATTGAGCTACTTGACTCGCATAACCATTAAGTTCTTGGACTTGTTCTTGAATCTGACTGACTAAATTAGATTGAAGACCTTCAAGTTGAGTGGTGATCGTTTGAAAGGTTTGCCCAAGTGTCTGTGCTTCCGAAATGACAGATTGACGTGCAGCTGTGTTTGACGGATCCGTTGAAAGTGTTTGCCAAGAGGCAAAGAATTGATCCACTGCATTTTGCATACTATCAGAGCTTGGTTCGTTTAGAATGGATTCAATTTGTGTTAAATTTGTATCGTATGTTTTGTACATGTTATAAGTTGATTGGTTAGAGCGATCTTGTTCATTAACGAAGGAGTTAGTATCTCTCGTCACTTCACTTACGTCGACACCTTGTCCCATCTGACCGCCCATGATGGGTTGATCTTGCGATGGAATTGGGGGATAAGCGCTACTTTCCTGAAGTTGAGCTGTTTCTTGAACATAACCTGGCGTGTTGGCATTAGAGATGTTATTTGCAACAACATCCTCTGCTTGTTGCATCGCATCGAGAGCACTCACGCCAATGTTAAGTCCAAAAAATGATGAGAGCGACATAGGTACACCTCCAAAAACCATCTCTAAGGTTGCTGATTTTACTTCTCTTATGTGGACCAATAAGCTATAAAAATCATAATGGAGCACGCATAACAAACATTCTTTCACTGCATAAAAGATTGCTTGTGTTACTAAATGAGATGTAGAAAATAAGTAGAATAGATGTTTTGTGTATTATTTATCCAAGTGTTTGAAATGTAGGTGATTCGTTCATTCTTGAAAGAAAAAAATCCGTTACTTGTAAAGCCTGTGAAATGAGCGTTTGCTGTTGCATAACGCGTTCGTGTAAGTGCTTAATTCGCGTCTTATTTATTACTTCTACAGGATGCATTTGAAGTTCTCGTAGATAACGGCATTGGTCAATGACGAGTGACTCTAATCTTTGTGGTTGATGTGAAATAATTACTTCGATGACTTGTTCAGTCACTAATTCTAAAGTTTCAAGTAAGTGATCTACGGACTGACTCGTCATGTGTACACCCCTTAGATTTCTTTAACTAGTTGATTAAAAAAGATGGTAAGAATATTTATAATAACTTTCTAATCAAGGAAGCCGCCTTCGACTATCTTCTTTGCAAGTCCCTCTGCGCTTGTCAGGTAAGCACCTTGTGCAATTTGTGCTTTAATTTGATCAAGCTTTTGTATATGGGTTTGTTCATGTTGATCTGATGGTAATGTGATACTTGTTGATGGAGTAGAATGAACTTTTATTGATTTTCCTGGCATAGCAGTGATAGAAGTTGGCTTTTGCCTCGGATCGATCGGAGTAGGATTCATCTTCGTAACCCCCTTACTCTATATACGGTCAATTTATTCTATTTTTTGCGTGTGTTTCGATTTTCTTCGACATTATTTTTTATTATTTGTAATGATCGTTGATATGCTCTGGAAACGGTAGAGACGGATAAGTCCATTGCGTACGATATTTCTGTAAAATTGTACCCTTGCTCGATAAAGAGAGAGAGAATGATCTGATCTCTTTGGGGAAGTTGCTGAATGCTGGCGACAACATCGAACCAAAGTTCCGAATTAGCAACTTCGTCGCCCGCGCGGACATTGATGGCGTGTTCAAGATCAACAGAGTAGGGAGATTCGTAAGCTTTCATTTTAGCTTGATAGGATCGTGTGACTTTTACTGGTGTTGATGCTCGCAATATATCGCGCATAGCAAATTTAACTTGTTGGCGAAAGGCAATTATTAACCACTCTTGCTGTTCCTGATCATTTAAGGTGGTAGAATGATCTTGATGGCGCATACAATATTGCCACCATCTTGTGCGTGCTGCCGATATTAGATCATCCGTGTCCACAGAACCACTTTTACGCCATTGAATGAGACGATGAGCGAGGCGCTTCACATACCATTCTTGATCTGCTGTCAGTTCTGAATATGCTCCATCTTCCAAACATGTCACTCCCTGATCGTTTCCAAAAGATGTGTATCATCGCCCTGTTGTACATGGGGATACGAGGACGTAACTACTGAATAATACTAGTTATATCATAGGGAAGTGAAAGAATCATTCGATGGATCATGTCCTTTATCGAATGATGTAGAATGTCTGCGAAATCTTTGCGCTATTGCGAAGGGAATGTTATACTTTCGTTAACTTCCGAGGGGAGGAATTGACAGATGAAGATTCACGTTCGTGGAGATAATCATCTTGATGTAACACCCGCCTTAAAAGAGTACTTGGATAAGAAGTTTTCGCGCATTGATCGGTATTTTGATGCGCCTGCTTCACAGGAAGTGACTGTTACGATGTCTGTGACACGCGGTGTTCACGCGGTAGAAGCGATGGTGCCACTTGGGCAGGTCATGCTTCGCGCAGAGGAACGGTCTGGCGATATGTATGCTTCGATTGATATGATGATGGACAAGCTGGAAAAACAACTCGATAAGTATAAACACAAGATAGGGCAAAAGATAGGACATCGCCTTAAAGCGGAGGGTGTTCGCGCAAAAGAATCAGCCAGGTTGCAACCCGTTCTTACATCCAATGCGGTACCTCTTGAAGATGATGAGGAATTTCCGCTTGTACGGGTGAAACAGTTCGATATGAAACCGATGCATATACCTGAAGCGATCTTGCAGATGGAATTACTCGGACATGAGTTTTTTGTCTTTGCAAATGCAGAGACGGATCAAACGAGTGTCGTATATCGCAGACGCGATGGGCAGTATGGCTTGATTCAACCGCAGTGAACATGGGATGATATGATCTTACATCAGTATAATTGGGCCATCTAGGCAACCTGGACGGGTGCTAAGAATATGCTTAAGATAGCGATTCTTAGTAGACGCTGGTGCGGAGGTGGGGCAATGACCGTACTGATGTGGATTTTGCAGGTCATCGTATTTCTTGTTATATGGAAGGTCGTTCACCTGTTGTTTTGGAATCTCCGTAAAGGTTCAGGCGCGTCTTCCTTGTTGTGGTCGATGTTAATGACACTCGTGATTGCCATTTTGGGTGTGATTGTTGCGCATATGGCGCATTCATCTTGGGTCATTGTGGTGGGCGGTAGCATTATTCTTGGTATTGCAAATGGTGAGTATGAATACAATCGTCAGCTTACACGCTAGCATAAAGTAAGGTTGGTTTGGTAAAAGAGCGACTTTTGTCGCTCTTTTGTTGTGTGGGGATGTGGAAAGAGGTAAAATGGTAATCTAAGATCGTTGCGGATCTCGTGTGATTGAGGGGAGTGTACCCTGTTGATAGGGCTGATTAAGAAAGTCATAGGAGGCGGCAATGAGCGTGAGATCAAACGCTTAAACCGCATTGTAGATAGTATTCGTGCGCTTGAACCAAAGATGGAAGCGATGTCCGATGATGAATTGCGTGGACAAACAAGCTTATTTAAGGAAAGATATGAAAACGGTGAGTCGCTCGATAAGATGTTACCTGAGGCATTTGCAGTGACCCGAGAGGCATCAAAACGCGTGATCGGCATGCGTCATTTCGATGTACAGATGTTAGGCGGTATCGTGCTTCATCAAGGGCGCGTGGCGGAGATGCGTACTGGTGAAGGGAAAACGCTGGTAGCTACACTGCCTGCATATCTTAATGCGATTGCGGGACAAGGTGTCCACGTCATTACAGCCAATGATTACTTGGCTCGACGTGATAGTGAGTGGATGGGACAGGTGCATCGCTTCCTGGGGTTAACTGTTGGGTTGAATGTGCATGGCATTTCGCATTTTGAAAAACAAGAGGCATATCGTTCAGATATTACTTATGGGACTAATAATGAGTTTGGCTTTGATTATTTGCGAGACAACATGGTGGGACAGGTAGAAGAAATGGTACAACGACCGCTGTTTTACGTGGTTGTTGATGAAGTGGATAGTATCTTGATTGATGAAGCGCGAACGCCGCTCATTATTTCGGGTCCTGCGGAGAAGTCGACAGATTTGTATTTTACAGCTGATCTGTTTGTGCGTTCGCTAAAGGAAGAAGAAGATTATCAGACGGATGAAAAGGCGAAATCAGCCAACTTGACCGAGGCTGGTGTGCATAAAGCTGAACGATATTTCCGCGTAAGTAATTTATTTGATCCGCAGCACATCTCGTTTAATCACCACATTATGCAGGCGTTAAAAGCGCATGCCATGATGAAGCGCGACAAGGATTATGTGGTGCAAGGTGAAGAAGTGATTATTGTGGATGAGTTTACAGGGCGCATGATGCAAGGCCGTCGGTATAGTGATGGCTTACATCAGGCGATTGAAGCGAAAGAGGGCGTAAAGGTTCAAAATGAATCTAAAACGCTTGCGACGATTACCTTGCAAAATTACTTTCGGATGTATAAAAAATTATCTGGGATGACAGGGACTGCGAAAACGGAGGAACAAGAGTTCATCGACATTTATGGGATGGATGTTGTCACGATTCCTCCGAATCGCCCGAATCAGCGAAAAGACGGTTCTGACGTTGTGTATAAGACGGTAAATGGAAAGTTTTCACAAGTGGTCAGTGCAATTGAGGAGCGCCATAAGACGGGACAGCCTGTGCTTGTGGGAACAACCTCTGTGGAAAAATCAGAAATACTTGCTGCGATGTTAAAGCGAAAAGGGATTAAGCATCAGGTGTTGAATGCAAAGTACCATGAGCGTGAGGCGGAGATTGTGTCGCATGCAGGTGGGTATGGTATGGTGACGATTGCAACCAATATGGCTGGACGTGGTACGGACATTTTGCTGGGCGATGGCGTAGCCGATCTCGGTGGTCTGCACATTATTGGAACGGAACGTCATGAGAGCAGACGGATTGACAACCAGTTGCGTGGGCGTGCAGGTCGGCAAGGTGATCCTGGATCATCGCAATTTTACTTGTCACTGGAAGATGATCTCATGCGCATGTTTGGTTCAGATAAAATCATGGGGTTAATGGATAAGCTGGGTATTGAAGAAGATCAGCCGATTGAGAACAAAATGGTGACACAAGCGATCGAACGAGCGCAGCGCAAAGTGGAAGCGAATAACTATGACATCCGCAAACACGTTTTGAAGTATGACGATGTCATGAATAAGCAACGTGAAGTGATCTATCGTCAACGTCGTCAAATTATCCAACAAGATCATCTAAGAGATATTGTTGTTGGCATGGCGCGTGATTTAGTTGACTTTATGTTAGATACGTACTGCATAGCCGATCAGATTCCGGAAGACTGGGACATTGGTGGCCTTATTGGGTATGGGGAACATCATTTCCTCACACCAGATCGAATGACAGAGGCGGAACTTCGCGTCTTTGATCGAGATGAGTTACGTGCATTTTTGTATGAGCAAGTGGAAGTTGAATATCAAGATCGGGAATCATCGATGGGTGAAGTGATTCGTGAGTTAGAGCGCATGGTGCTCTTACGAACTGTGGATAGCAAGTGGATGGATCATATTGATGCGATGGAAATGTTACGTCAAGGTATTCATCTTCGTGGATATGGGCAGATGGATCCGCTTACTGCATACCAACAAGAAGGCTATGAGATGTTTGAGAGTATGATTCACAGTATTCGCGAAGAAGTAACGATGTACGTCTTTAAAGCACAACTCTCATATGAGGCTTTGCCGGAGACGCCGCAACCCTTGTTTACCTCTTCGTGAGGATGAAGATTGCGTGAAACGGGCGATAGCATGAGAATCGGAGGTTATTATGGCTGATACGTTTGGTGAGTTAAAACAGATCCAGCAAACTATGGACCAACGCTTGGCGGATATTGGGAGGTCTCTTTGACGTCGCTACAAAGCGTGAGCGTATTGAGGCGTTAGAAGCAAAGATGTCGGAGGCTTCTTTTTGGGATGACCCCACTGCGGCGCAAAAGGTGATTGGTGAAGTCAATGGGCTCAAGGCGTTAGTAGAGAAGTATAGCCGATTGCAGGTGCAGTTAGGGGATGTACAAGTAGGGCTTGAGCTTGCGCAAGACGAGGATGATCAAGAGTTATTTCGCGA
Encoded proteins:
- the flgL gene encoding flagellar hook-associated protein FlgL; its protein translation is MRITQNMMTQQFIYNITNQNQQMQTLENELSTGKSLNQPSDNPLAVSQDMGIRASLSETTSYQSTINSGLSWMQNTSSAIQQISTALQSLQSTVLEGINSTNRSSSSLQALSETAQQLSASIYQELNAKQGDRYLFGGVQTNVAPTTTTLPPYSTVSTSDGQFYSVLSSFTTTNSSSITSDGSPITQSITDAQNILSGSQPYSLQLSETTSSTGTVSSGNIKLMNSLTGAILATGSIASGASSGTIVTLTSVSGAAQMTLTLSNPVSSTSSGSFSISDSLVPTTSFSTGFSVVSGTSGSISYNVAPNVDIPINVSAHDLMLSGVSGTSLQNTLQQISTDLLTGNTNGLENDLTNLQVNMTNVTNINSDVGSRIQRLTSLQNQMSSYQTTLTNQKGVIQGANMAQVISQFNTDQTVYTAALKMGSQILLPSLISFLPS
- the flgK gene encoding flagellar hook-associated protein FlgK, which produces MSLSSFFGLNIGVSALDAMQQAEDVVANNISNANTPGYVQETAQLQESSAYPPIPSQDQPIMGGQMGQGVDVSEVTRDTNSFVNEQDRSNQSTYNMYKTYDTNLTQIESILNEPSSDSMQNAVDQFFASWQTLSTDPSNTAARQSVISEAQTLGQTFQTITTQLEGLQSNLVSQIQEQVQELNGYASQVAQLNNQIVQINQMNSAPSAGGQSSQQESPNQLLDQRGHILDEMAQLSNISYNQTGFTGAVSVNIGSGLSLVTLTNGSWTSTTMTISSMTQTSLVTQTSMVTSTNDQLMQSPLTLTNVTSGMVAGNTQSLDYTNQLLANLDTFLSSFSNQVNAIQGASGTSTIPVTAYPLIGNTATYLVTGSSSGITYTYGNLFIPTTTTAGNVVLTVNPLFTQNSGTNYISASDQPSSQGNNTIAQQMENLQSQSISITYTQFSSFQFGSSTYTNSSYSQNTTADQYLASIVSNLGIQTAAVQSSESTANSLAQQSSNLRQSISGVDTNDQAAKMVEFQNSYDAAAKFISVYDTMLQSLINMIP
- a CDS encoding flagellar biosynthesis anti-sigma factor FlgM, translating into MNPTPIDPRQKPTSITAMPGKSIKVHSTPSTSITLPSDQHEQTHIQKLDQIKAQIAQGAYLTSAEGLAKKIVEGGFLD
- a CDS encoding RNA polymerase sigma factor, giving the protein MEDGAYSELTADQEWYVKRLAHRLIQWRKSGSVDTDDLISAARTRWWQYCMRHQDHSTTLNDQEQQEWLIIAFRQQVKFAMRDILRASTPVKVTRSYQAKMKAYESPYSVDLEHAINVRAGDEVANSELWFDVVASIQQLPQRDQIILSLFIEQGYNFTEISYAMDLSVSTVSRAYQRSLQIIKNNVEENRNTRKK
- the hpf gene encoding ribosome hibernation-promoting factor, HPF/YfiA family, giving the protein MKIHVRGDNHLDVTPALKEYLDKKFSRIDRYFDAPASQEVTVTMSVTRGVHAVEAMVPLGQVMLRAEERSGDMYASIDMMMDKLEKQLDKYKHKIGQKIGHRLKAEGVRAKESARLQPVLTSNAVPLEDDEEFPLVRVKQFDMKPMHIPEAILQMELLGHEFFVFANAETDQTSVVYRRRDGQYGLIQPQ
- the secA gene encoding preprotein translocase subunit SecA → MIGLIKKVIGGGNEREIKRLNRIVDSIRALEPKMEAMSDDELRGQTSLFKERYENGESLDKMLPEAFAVTREASKRVIGMRHFDVQMLGGIVLHQGRVAEMRTGEGKTLVATLPAYLNAIAGQGVHVITANDYLARRDSEWMGQVHRFLGLTVGLNVHGISHFEKQEAYRSDITYGTNNEFGFDYLRDNMVGQVEEMVQRPLFYVVVDEVDSILIDEARTPLIISGPAEKSTDLYFTADLFVRSLKEEEDYQTDEKAKSANLTEAGVHKAERYFRVSNLFDPQHISFNHHIMQALKAHAMMKRDKDYVVQGEEVIIVDEFTGRMMQGRRYSDGLHQAIEAKEGVKVQNESKTLATITLQNYFRMYKKLSGMTGTAKTEEQEFIDIYGMDVVTIPPNRPNQRKDGSDVVYKTVNGKFSQVVSAIEERHKTGQPVLVGTTSVEKSEILAAMLKRKGIKHQVLNAKYHEREAEIVSHAGGYGMVTIATNMAGRGTDILLGDGVADLGGLHIIGTERHESRRIDNQLRGRAGRQGDPGSSQFYLSLEDDLMRMFGSDKIMGLMDKLGIEEDQPIENKMVTQAIERAQRKVEANNYDIRKHVLKYDDVMNKQREVIYRQRRQIIQQDHLRDIVVGMARDLVDFMLDTYCIADQIPEDWDIGGLIGYGEHHFLTPDRMTEAELRVFDRDELRAFLYEQVEVEYQDRESSMGEVIRELERMVLLRTVDSKWMDHIDAMEMLRQGIHLRGYGQMDPLTAYQQEGYEMFESMIHSIREEVTMYVFKAQLSYEALPETPQPLFTSS